The genomic region GGGGGCTGTACCGTTGACGACACCTTGGATATCCGGTCGTTTGAGGGCTGTGAGAATTAGATTAACTAAATCCTCTCGGTGAATCCAGGAAAACCACTGGCGACCGCTGCCGATGGGACCGCCCGCAAACATTTGGAAGGGGGGTATCATTTTAGCGATCGCTCCTCCCATGGCCAAAACTATGCCAATTCGCACAATAACCAGTCTGGTTCCAGCATCTTTTACTTTTTGGGCTTCGGCTTCCCATTCTTTACATACTTGAGCCAGAAAATCGTTACCGGGGGGGCTAGTTTCATCAAAGCTAGCTGTCTCGCTCGTGCCGTAGTAACCAATCGCGGAAGCATTAACTAATACTGATGGTTTGGGGTTAGCTTGCGCGATCGCTTCTACTATCTTTTGCGTCCCAATCTTACGACTGTTGATGATTTCCTGCTTGCGCTCAACCGTCCAGCGCTCCTGTCCAATGGGTTCTCCTGCCAAATTCACTACAGCGTCACACCCAGAAATAGATTGTTGCCAAGAGCCAGATTCTCTGGGATTGTAGGCGACGACTTCAGCATTGGGAAACTTTCTTTTAGCAGCATCCGAGTTGCGCGTTAAGACCAGCACTTGATTACCTTCAGCCTGTAGTCGCTCCACCAGGCGGGTGCCAACAAATCCGGTTGCTCCAGTAATAGCTACTTTCATAATTACCTAGTTATTTTTCGATTCGCTGTAGCCCATGCCATTCGCCTCTGCATAGCGATGCATAAAGCGCATGAATCGCTGCCAATGGTCTTCCTGCTCAATCTCAAACTTACATTCAACCCGCTCTAGGTCATCCCCTTCTGGCCCAGAGAAAATGAATTGTACACCAGAAGGCTCAACACTAATTACGCCTTCTTGGTCAGTTAGCTGCATCGAGTTAGAAAATTTTTTTCTAAAGCTGTTGAATTTTTCTATGGCTCTCAAGCTATTGAAAGTCATTACTACGCTGCGGGCGCCAGAAGTTTTACTCCGCCGCAGGCTGACATTGCTCAGTTCTTCAGGAATCCCTTCAAAAAAATGAATGGAGGGGGTATTAACACTCATGCAAAAATTAAATGTAATTTAGCAATAGTATACAAAAGTTAAATGCAGTCGAGATCTGCAAATTTAGAGCAAATATAGGCTGGGGGCAAAGCACTTGTCATTAGCCGCCACTTCACTTAGCCATAGTCATTTAGCTGGAGAAAAGCCGGAGTTGGGAGTTCTCCCCCCAAAGCCTCTCGACATAATAGTCATGGTTGTGGGTGGGCACTATTGCTCACCCACAACCAGCAAGGTTTGAGGGATATGTGGTTAATGGTAGGGGCTTTAGCGTGCGAGTTGTTCGTAATAGCGCGATCGCTCCGCTGTGGACAGACTCCGCACTTTATTTTGGTACTGGGCGTATTCTGCTGCACTTAGAGTAGATTGCTTCTGGGCGTGTTCCTGCCAATAAGCTTGTCGCGCC from Microcoleus sp. FACHB-831 harbors:
- a CDS encoding TIGR01777 family oxidoreductase, with product MKVAITGATGFVGTRLVERLQAEGNQVLVLTRNSDAAKRKFPNAEVVAYNPRESGSWQQSISGCDAVVNLAGEPIGQERWTVERKQEIINSRKIGTQKIVEAIAQANPKPSVLVNASAIGYYGTSETASFDETSPPGNDFLAQVCKEWEAEAQKVKDAGTRLVIVRIGIVLAMGGAIAKMIPPFQMFAGGPIGSGRQWFSWIHREDLVNLILTALKRPDIQGVVNGTAPNSVRMAEFCQTLGEVLNRPSWLPVPGFALEVLLGDGAKVVLEGQQVLPKTTQSYGFQYQYPNVKQALEEILK
- the psb28 gene encoding photosystem II reaction center protein Psb28; translation: MSVNTPSIHFFEGIPEELSNVSLRRSKTSGARSVVMTFNSLRAIEKFNSFRKKFSNSMQLTDQEGVISVEPSGVQFIFSGPEGDDLERVECKFEIEQEDHWQRFMRFMHRYAEANGMGYSESKNN